The Medicago truncatula cultivar Jemalong A17 chromosome 7, MtrunA17r5.0-ANR, whole genome shotgun sequence genome includes the window atttttttgtgttaatcaTAAGTTTGAAGGAAAAAGGTCATGATAATTTAGAGTtcgtacaaaataaaaataacagatAAAGTTCTAGATTCCTATTTTTATAATAGACATAAAAATTTAATGATTTAGTTCCAAAAATTAATGTAAGAAACTAAAAgaaatataacaacaaaaatttattaagcATATTAAATTATCAATCAAAATCATTATAAATCATCTAAATGTGAACTATGTGCAAAATtgtctatttctttttttttaatataaaattagcTCACCAACATTGATATCGAAGAGAATCAAATTTAGGATCTTGAGAGAAGTATATTCCAAAGTTTCAAACCAACACTATCAAAACAACTTAAGTGagttaaaaataagtttttaatgtataatttttttgatacacGTAGACAAACACATTTTGAATAAGGAAAATAAACTTCTAGTTTCATTCAAGTTTAAATTCATAAGGTTGATTTGCACATAATTATTTAGATAAATGTTATTCATAAAAAAGCTAAAtactaacattaaaaaaaaatggacaaccaaaaaaataaagagttgAATAACTCACTGTTATAGAAATTTTCTGGAGATGTTGAGAAGCCGTTATAATatctaaaatccaaaaatagttCATATCAAGATCATACACTCCTCCTTCCACAAATAACTCTAATTGTCtaagattttgaaattgaaataatacCTGCTTTAATTTCTCAACCTGTGttacaacaaaatatttaaagtgAGTTAAAAGCAACTGgtaatcaaattaattaaaagaaaaatttagatTATCAATATAGGCAAATAGCGTTGCTGCTATGGAGGAGGAACTATGGGAGCAGCAATTTGCATCAACAACGGTCacgagttttttttgttttgttttgtttctttagaTCATACTAAGGATACTTATTAaggatttaaaaatgaaaatactttATGTAAAAGttggtttttaaaatttcaatgtgtatttattctttaaacttcttaataaACTTACCCTTAATTTTGGGAAAAAACTCAGAAACAATACTTAACTGTTGTTGCAATTTAAAAGTCATACACATCGTGAGCTTAACTAAATTGgtttgatgttaaaaaaaaaaaaaaattatgacttAGACGCATTAATACAGTAAATTAGAAAAGTGGACGGACAAAACACtagtaaataaataatggaATATCACCGATGTTGAAATGCACTGTACCATTATCTCAATTTTGGGATTAACCACTATCCGAGATTGGCAACCTGTATACAAACAATAAACATGAAATAGCAAACatggatttgacctaatttacCTGTGAAGGGTAGATGATCATAGCTAAATTCTCAATATGTGGTAAGCTTTCAATAGGACCAAAGGGATGTGGTATTTTCTCTCTCACAGCCGCATTCCAGAAAATCTTCAATAACTTTGGAGCCGTAACATAAATTATATGTGTGTTTTGACCACTATATTCAAAGGATAAGAGATTCAGTGCATCAATAGTTATCGCATAAGGAGAGTATTCCCCAAAACCACAATCAATTATGCTTAAATGACGCAACTTTTGACTGGTAATGTCTGTTGAACTTGTGAGGCAGCAGTTCTTAAAGGTGGCGTTCTCGAGTTTGAAACAATCAGAaaacaaattattcaaaatgTTCCCAGATAGATTTTCAGTGAGTCCATCCAACACAATTGTTGTTACGTTTTTCAATCCAAAAAACCCAATAGGTTTAGAAAATCGAGCACCTCTGTAGATAAACTTGGATAACATATGAGACTTAATGTTAATTGGGTGTACTCTAAAACGATCATTACAAGAATACTCAAAGGATGAGAGATTTGATGCAATAATATCTATATACCTTTCAATGTTAACCCTACAGTTAACAATATTCAAACGAAGCAATGTTGGTATGTTTATTATCAAGCTAGAAGTGAAATGACAATCATCAAGGGTGAAGTCTAAAAGATGACTGCAATTAGAAGACAGACTCTGAAGAAGTTTCTGCTTCACATCAACTAGATGGAACACAAGAGTTCTCAAGTTTTTTAATCCAGATAAGTTCATAGGTTCTAATACAAGACAGTTTTGTAGGTGCAGATACGTGAGAGAATCATTGTCAGATAAGAGAGTAAGGGAAAATTTGTATGGCAAAATAGAATGAGTAGTATCATTTGTTTCAGATGAGAAGAGAAGTTCAATACGTTTGGCACCCTTAGCAATTCCTTTGGAGATCAATCTATCAATGGCATCCCTGTGTTCATTGCCTAATGGAAATTTTACTCGGATTGAACTGATCATGTCACCTTTATAATGGAGCACAAATTGATCCAATCTGGTGGCAAATTCAGATTGAAAGTGAAACCTTTGAAAGAGTGGAAGGCTTTTTGGTAAGTCTTGAATTGTGTTATAGTCAAACATTGTATGGAGATCAAAGTTGAGTTCCGTCTTTAATCCCCAATATTCGTGAATCCATCTTTTGGATAATGCACTTGTTTTCACCAAATCCTTCAAAGCTAACTTGGAAAAGATATAAGATATAACACAATCAGGCAACTCACACTCACTCTGAAGCTTTTTACACCTCTTAATTGCTACTGCTACTGCATGCAATAACGAAACACAGTTACTAAAAGCAACACCCAAATAACTGGTTCAGaactatatttgattttattaaattttatcacGATGCTACAGCAGATACACAGATAATTAACTATCGTTAAACaggtaaaacaaaaaacaaaaaaacttgaatAAACTCACGACATTCAAAGTATAACCTAGAAAAGATAATTGTGCTGCACAAACGAACACCCTACCTACCTCAGAACTTACGCTGAAATCTACACAGAAGGAAACAATAAGTACCTGCGATTCACGATGGCTTGGATGAAAATACTGCTATTCAcgatttctttcttcttatttttttaaggagcgatttaggattttttttttttttttttttttgaaggaatgattTCTTATTTAGCTTTAGATTTATTTATAGTCGTCAAAATTATTGtgaagtttttttgtttgttttgtttttcccgAGATTTAATTTAAACTGGGCTCATGTGTTTGCTTTTAACCACAGAATTTGCTATTTAGACCCCCAAAACATTTGAAAATGCTGCTAGGAAACCTATCGGAAATAATCTTCCACTCTTTATCTATCGTAGATACGTTCTCACAAGTCTCATAATACCACCAGAACAAAATGTAGTTTCTCCCTTGCTAATTTACACCCGcctttatgttttaaataaacaattataaGCATGGAAAAAAGCCAAATAAACACAACAATGTTTTTAAAGTCAATTTTCACTTGTGTCTTTTTagttcaaaacattacattttttagttgaatccaaaaaaaaaaagttacttgtTTTTCTCTTTAACGAACAACATGCTAATTTAATTATAAGATCAAGTTTTTGTTTTGGACATTAATTAtaaactgaattttttttactagttaATGCTATATGAAgctttgtcaaaaataaaaataatagtaaagaAGTTAATACTCTAAAGCGTGGAAATGaattgaaataagaaaaaaacttaGGTACACTAGGCGCTTAACTAAATTCTTCAtgatttcttcaaattcatatttttttataaagtgcgttgtataaaaaaaaatggctaaACTACACTTTTCACCTCCTATGTTTTAAAATGTGGctccctaataaaaaaaaatgacaattttggcccctttcatcccaaaattgttgagaagacgccacgtgtcccaaaaaaggggtcataatcgcaactttttgtaaagataaggggttaAAAGGCATATTTCTCttatgttaggaggtcaaaagagcatatttccctaaacatagtgGGTTacttttgcctttttttttaatagggggccaaaattgcaacattttaaaacatagGGGCGAAAAGTGTagtttagccaaaaaaaaattagttaacatattaaaattCCAATCTCATTATAACCAATTTAATTTCCCCTTGCATACCAATGCCTCAAACTCCCGTAAGACAAAGTTAATTTTCCCTTGCGTACGAATGGCTCAAACTCATTATTTGATTATAAGACTACCATCATTGATTCCTTGTGACATCTTATGTAATTGCGATGAAATTACAATATTAGTTGAGGATGTCATCATGCCAACATCTTATACGACTCTTTTTCCCGTGCATGTTTCTCATAACATATTAAGACAAATCGTACCCAATATTAGGGACGGATGTATATAGAGTTGTGTGAAGTCATGTGCCTCCACAAAGTtttcatgtttctttttttaggctttgtttgagagtttggaggggaggggaggggagggttttggaaaaaaatgaaggagcaagtggaagaaatagaagacattggaaggagagggttttggaggttaattttttactcataataagaAATCCCCCTCATTTGGGTGatctcaaaaattgtattggggaggttttggggggttatggaaggtttatatgaatttttcaaattcaatctatattgttataatattcttaaaattaaaaagtatattaatcataagtattagtttttcattctctaaaaaaactgttctttcaaaaaatgtgaattttttgtccatttttttttatatatttccaacccctCAAAACCCTCctttcccttcccctccaaactctcaaacaaagacTTAGTGGTATAATATGTGTTTTTATACTATGGTGAAGGGGCATGCCTTCACATAGCCTACCTTTCTTAACTCATCAATCAcacaagtttatttatttatttttgagagtACCAATCATTCAAGTTAAATTCTACAAGTTGCTAAAAAAAGCTTTTTCAAATGAAGAACAAATCATCAATTTGGTCTTTAAACTATCACTCTTTTTCAAATTTAGTCTCTAAAGTATATAAGTATAATAAGTTGTCTCTAAAGTATTTAATATTCGTCAATTTAATCTTTGTTGTTGAGACGTTAGTGACTAAATTGATGGAGTCTTATATACTATAGTGACTAAATTGACGAAATTCATATAAATTAATGACTATTGTTATTTTTACATAGCTATATGGACTACAttgaaaaatgaatgatgatttataaactaaattgatggtttgttcattcaaataaaattaaagtacaAACAAGTAGAGATTACAAAATACATAGCACGTACATTAGATGATGCTCCCACTAATCAAAATTTATGGATCTGTCACTGCCCAAGATTGGAGAATATGCTGAGGAGATGGCCACAAATAACAATGAAGATCATAATATGTGGGAGATAGATGTGCgacttaatatatttttttggctaaaatatgtttttggtccctgcaaatatgagagtttgggttttggtcccagtaaatttttttttttgaaattcatctctgcaaaattttttgttttctaaaatagTCTCTGGACCCACTTTTTTGCTGATTTGTCTCATTTTTGCCTATGTGGCAGATGCTGACCTTGTAAAGTTGACCACGTGACAAATACATGgaatttaaaaagaattaaataaattaataaatctgaaaatgtttttatttattttctacattttaaatttattaaaataaaaagggagAAGAATTGAAATTAGAGTTCATGTtactttcatcatcttcttcctcatacGAGTCAAACGGAAACAGAAGCTTCCTAGAAACAAATAAAACCCAACAAGCAGAGCAACAATCCCAATTCCCAACCTTAATCAAccccttaatataaaaaaactcaGAATTGATTAGGGTCAAATCGTAAGATTTAGGAGAAGTTTAGGAGACCAAGATTTTAACTGAAGCACAACAACATTTAAACTGAAGCATCGCAAGGTTTTAATTGCTTCAATTTTCAACAACCAATTTCAAATTACTCAGTTTCCATACCTCAAATTTTCCCATTCAACACTATAAAGTTTGAACTCTTAGATTAGAATGTTGGATAAAGAATTATTGAGTTGTTGGATTTGGGTTGAAATTAGATTAGTTTATGAGTTTGGAATGTGTTGGGTTTGAAGATGCTAAGATTCTTTCGGTTGAAGATTCATGTGAAGATGGAGATCTCtgtgttttttcattttgtgaAGATGGAGAATTGATGGAGATTGTGGTGGTACccgaagaagaagatgaaacatattaaataaaagctttttttttttttttatgaattttgattttattttagtaaatgatttATAAAATACTTAAATGTCACATGTGCGAGTTGTTACAATCAGCATTTTGCCACATATGCAGAAATGAGACAAATCAGCGAGAAAGTGGatccaaagactattttaaaaaacaaaattttttgcagggatgaatttcaaaacaaaaatttactaGGGACCAAAACTCAAACTCGTCATATTTGCaatgaccaaaaacatattttagcctttttttttttatagaagaaTTAACCTTTTTACGGGAATATAAGATCATATATATTgctaataatataaaattatatttaaaccttaaataaattattgatacatgctgtacaaaaaaaatattgacacaCGCAGacgaaaaaacaaataaaaaattatattgatacaTACTGCctccattcattttttattttgcgtaaaatagcttattaattagaaattagaaaTTCACTTTAAGGTCATGGAGACTTGCTCAAGACATTATcctaactaattttttatttttttttaagttcattgatTGAATGAGTTAGTGTTGTTCCTCTCAACTTCTGGGATTTGATACTCCACATTATCAATTAGGATGAATTAGTTtggattttttcaaaaataaaaataaaagtaaatgttgtatttgattttttttttaaatatgttgtatttaaattataattgacTCAAATACGGTGGATTCGGATTCTAACaagtccctcaccggtggaCCATAATGAAAAATAACTAAGATCCATTAGATTGATCAAACTCACGTGTCTTATTATACATCAAATACACCGGATAACACATTTCATTTTCCCTCTTTAATTCTCTTTTTCTTCCATTCTCCGTGGCACCACCATTCCATTTACTCAGGAGCAGAGTCGTATGACCTGacaaaccatttcaaaattattactACAATCCAATTATATATGGTCTAAATTTATATCATATCccaatcaaaatttaattattaaaatatataaattcgaTGTGTTAAGTTGCAAGTGCAAGTAAGATTGGGTGTTTGATTTTCATCCATAAAAGTAAATCTATACGAACTCAACTCTCTCTTCTCTAAAATATAACTCCTTAGCTCTTACTTGATGGTGTTTGGTAATGAAATTTCCTGCAACGTTATCAACTTGATACATTAATCTCCATTAGATTAGGGGCCCTCACAATCACGAATTAGGGTTTTTATCAAACTCTTTTGGTTGAATTAATTTTTGAGAGTATTGAAGATTTAGTCAAATTGGTTTAGTATTTGGGTAAAGaatatatgattttgatttttgagaggttttatcatgataaaaaagaaagaaggggAGGAAGACGCAAGagggagaaagaaagagagaagggTTGCAATATAGTATGTATGGTGTATGATATGATCCATCAATCTAATGGATCTTAATTGCTGTTTATGTGGTTTACTGGTGAGGGACTTGTTAGAACCCTAACTCTAAAATTCACCCACAAATACATTTATAATTCAGTAAAtctaaaaaagaatattattttagaaaattcgAAACAACCTAAACTGCAAGCTAAGTGGTGGGTGAAAGGTGTCTCTCATCCACCTTGTCATATCTTTTCTCCGCCCACAGCCTATATATAACCGTATTTTCCTTTGAAACCGGTTTTTCTCTTTCCTCGATCCTCGTTGGATCTATTCACAATCCTATCCATCCAATTCAATCCTTAACGTCACAATCACCCTCCTCCTTATTCGCTGTCCCTCTCTTTCATCTTTTTCGTAAACATCTACGTTTTTTTCCATTCTTGTCTTTCATCTCTAATACCCTACTTTTCTCTTATCATCGATAAccctttcatcttttctcaattgggtttaatcaaaatttcaatatttttcattgGGCGattcaaagttttaatttttttttttaattatggtGACGGTGAATCTGGGAATGCTTCATTATGTATTAGACCATGTTTATGGAGCATTTATGCATAGAACTAAGATGAGTACACCATTTTTCTCAAGAGGATGGGGTGGTACAAAACTAGATATGCTTGAGAATATGATCAATCAATTGTTCCCTGATTTGGGGAGACAAAGTTTGCCTCCTACTGAAATTCAACCTGTTTGGAAAACTGTTTGGGAAACTAGAACCGCTTGTTTGAGAGAAGGGGTTTTTAGAACCCCTTGCGAGGATCAACTTCTTGGTGCATTGCCACCTGAGAGTCACATTGCTAGGGTTGCTTTTCTTATGCCTAAGTCTGTTCCTCCTCAGAATATGGCCTGTGTTGTTCATcttgcaggtattaaagtttacaagtttgattttaatttgatgaattttcatttttttatatgtatatattattagTGGATTGGTTggattaattaaaatataatatgctGTTTGTTAAATTTGAATGTTTAGACTAGACATAGTAGACCTGATTGCAAAGAGATACGGGagatgaaattttttgatgCATATACAGTTTGTGATTAGGTAGACATTAGAAAAAATGGAAAAGTGATGAAATTGTAAAATATTAGGAAAATTGATTGGAAAGAAATGTGTTTTTGCCTGGATGCcttgatcaaaatcaaaatatatagaaaatacGAACGATATGTTTGAAACAGTTTGGGGATAACTGCAGAGTATGAATAGTTTAATTTCTATCTGagttaatttattttgactATTTGGTAAAGGATGGAAGGAGAATGGGGTTATATGTTGTGTTTAAGGGCTTatttggattggtttatttgagtttatccaCTTGTGTATGCACTTGTGATACTGTTTGTAAGAGCTtgtgaaaacaatttatgacatgtccataactTATTTCCGTAATCTTTCAAGTATAGCTTATGAagataacttatagcttattaCAAGAAGCTCTCTAGGACATTGTTTAAGTTCAGAATCAGCACAATACATTGAATGCTATTCGTATGAATTGTCTGTTACCATGCAAAAGAATAGTCTGTTTAAGTTATTGAACTTATTTTCTTGGTGGATCCTATTCAATGCACATTGTATGACAGATTTGATCAGAGATCTTGCACATGAAAAAAagctttctttcttttccctcCGGAGTTTCTCATTGCGAAAGAGTTAAATAATGGAACTGAGATAATAGTAATGACGAAACTTGCGAAAACCGTGATTGAactattttctgtttttttacaCACTTACATTTCTCTTCCATATGATTTATTCTTTGCATGAAATGAAAGCAcaaatttagaataaaaaaagtatGTTGAAAGCTTGGCAAGTTTGCATTACTAAGAATAAGTGAATAACTTTTTTACACTAAAATCTACaagattaattttcttttaagctTTGATTATGTCTCTTGGACTGTcctgttttgtttaaattttgtatttgtttttccTTGTGCAGGAACTGGGGACCATACATTTGAAAGAAGACTACGTCTTGGTGGTCCATTGGTGAAGGAAAACATTGCAACCATGGTTCTTGAGAGGTTAGAGTCACTTTTTAACGATCTTTACCTTGAAACTAAATGAACCAACCTTTTTATTTAAACAAGGTCATTTAATAT containing:
- the LOC11418486 gene encoding uncharacterized protein isoform X1, with product MFDYNTIQDLPKSLPLFQRFHFQSEFATRLDQFVLHYKGDMISSIRVKFPLGNEHRDAIDRLISKGIAKGAKRIELLFSSETNDTTHSILPYKFSLTLLSDNDSLTYLHLQNCLVLEPMNLSGLKNLRTLVFHLVDVKQKLLQSLSSNCSHLLDFTLDDCHFTSSLIINIPTLLRLNIVNCRVNIERYIDIIASNLSSFEYSCNDRFRVHPINIKSHMLSKFIYRGARFSKPIGFFGLKNVTTIVLDGLTENLSGNILNNLFSDCFKLENATFKNCCLTSSTDITSQKLRHLSIIDCGFGEYSPYAITIDALNLLSFEYSGQNTHIIYVTAPKLLKIFWNAAVREKIPHPFGPIESLPHIENLAMIIYPSQVEKLKQVLFQFQNLRQLELFVEGGVYDLDMNYFWILDIITASQHLQKISITIRNRHLKNSRMVEFKREKRKYAEFSHNDLKYVEFCGCVFSADVIELASQLLRNANSLNKMTFSSLHKFYIGAGRWTSGSDGCLLGQNVIYEMLKDEVNKQCQLIIL
- the LOC11418486 gene encoding uncharacterized protein isoform X3, with the translated sequence MFDYNTIQDLPKSLPLFQRFHFQSEFATRLDQFVLHYKGDMISSIRVKFPLGNEHRDAIDRLISKGIAKGAKRIELLFSSETNDTTHSILPYKFSLTLLSDNDSLTYLHLQNCLVLEPMNLSGLKNLRTLVFHLVDVKQKLLQSLSSNCSHLLDFTLDDCHFTSSLIINIPTLLRLNIVNCRVNIERYIDIIASNLSSFEYSCNDRFRVHPINIKSHMLSKFIYRGARFSKPIGFFGLKNVTTIVLDGLTENLSGNILNNLFSDCFKLENATFKNCCLTSSTDITSQKLRHLSIIDCGFGEYSPYAITIDALNLLSFEYSGQNTHIIYVTAPKLLKIFWNAAVREKIPHPFGPIESLPHIENLAMIIYPSQVEKLKQVLFQFQNLRQLELFVEGGVYDLDMNYFWILDIITASQHLQKISITVLVDGLVALMVVCLDKMLFMRCLKMK
- the LOC11418486 gene encoding uncharacterized protein isoform X4, which gives rise to MFDYNTIQDLPKSLPLFQRFHFQSEFATRLDQFVLHYKGDMISSIRVKFPLGNEHRDAIDRLISKGIAKGAKRIELLFSSETNDTTHSILPYKFSLTLLSDNDSLTYLHLQNCLVLEPMNLSGLKNLRTLVFHLVDVKQKLLQSLSSNCSHLLDFTLDDCHFTSSLIINIPTLLRLNIVNCRVNIERYIDIIASNLSSFEYSCNDRFRVHPINIKSHMLSKFIYRGARFSKPIGFFGLKNVTTIVLDGLTENLSGNILNNLFSDCFKLENATFKNCCLTSSTDITSQKLRHLSIIDCGFGEYSPYAITIDALNLLSFEYSGQNTHIIYVTAPKLLKIFWNAAVREKIPHPFGPIESLPHIENLAMIIYPSQVEKLKQIL
- the LOC11418486 gene encoding uncharacterized protein isoform X2, which translates into the protein MFDYNTIQDLPKSLPLFQRFHFQSEFATRLDQFVLHYKGDMISSIRVKFPLGNEHRDAIDRLISKGIAKGAKRIELLFSSETNDTTHSILPYKFSLTLLSDNDSLTYLHLQNCLVLEPMNLSGLKNLRTLVFHLVDVKQKLLQSLSSNCSHLLDFTLDDCHFTSSLIINIPTLLRLNIVNCRVNIERYIDIIASNLSSFEYSCNDRFRVHPINIKSHMLSKFIYRGARFSKPIGFFGLKNVTTIVLDGLTENLSGNILNNLFSDCFKLENATFKNCCLTSSTDITSQKLRHLSIIDCGFGEYSPYAITIDALNLLSFEYSGQNTHIIYVTAPKLLKIFWNAAVREKIPHPFGPIESLPHIENLAMIIYPSQIRNRHLKNSRMVEFKREKRKYAEFSHNDLKYVEFCGCVFSADVIELASQLLRNANSLNKMTFSSLHKFYIGAGRWTSGSDGCLLGQNVIYEMLKDEVNKQCQLIIL